The Prunus persica cultivar Lovell chromosome G8, Prunus_persica_NCBIv2, whole genome shotgun sequence genome includes a region encoding these proteins:
- the LOC18768263 gene encoding polyol transporter 5 → MADRRVEDSAVSGQLQNDHRIADFDPPQKPKTNKFAIACAILACTTSILLGYDIGVMSGANIFIQNDLKLSDTEIAVLAGTLNIYSLIGSALAGRTSDWIGRRYTVVLSGVIFFVGALLMGLAPGYAFLMFGRFVAGIGVGYGLMIAPVYTVEISPTLDRGFLTSFPEVFVNLGILLGYVSNYAFSKLPTNLGWRYMLALGALPAVVLAVGVLAMPESPRWLVMQGRLGDAKRVLDKTSTSKEEAQLRLEDIKEAAGIPMHLNDDVVPVTKQSHGEGVWRQLIHPTPAVLHILIAALGIHFFQQVTGIDSVVLYSPRIFAKAGITSYEHTLLATVAVGFVKTIFIFIATFLLDRVGRRPLLLTSMGGMIFSLVCLGAALTIIDNHDSKIPWAVALCIIMVLFNVAFFSIGLGPITWVYSSEIFPLKLRAQGVSLGVAVNRVISGIVSMTFLSLYKAITIGGAFFLYAGIGVLAWVFFYTMLPETQGRTLEEMEVLFGKYHKWRQANAMLKTKKVDHGDGDENKGQVN, encoded by the exons ATGGCTGACCGAAGAGTAGAAGACAGTGCTGTCTCCGGCCAACTCCAGAACGACCATCGTATTGCAGACTTTGATCCCCCACAGAAACCCAAGACAAACAAGTTCGCTATAGCCTGCGCCATTTTGGCTTGCACGACTTCAATCTTATTGGGTTATG ATATTGGTGTAATGAGTGGGGCGAATATCTTCATCCAAAATGACCTCAAACTCAGCGACACCGAAATCGCAGTCCTTGCGGGCACTCTAAATATCTACTCCCTCATCGGCTCCGCCTTGGCCGGCCGAACCTCTGATTGGATCGGTCGCCGGTACACCGTTGTCCTCTCTGGAGTCATCTTCTTTGTCGGAGCTCTCCTCATGGGTCTTGCTCCCGGCTACGCCTTCCTCATGTTTGGCCGATTTGTCGCTGGAATCGGCGTCGGCTACGGTCTCATGATCGCCCCGGTCTACACTGTCGAGATCTCTCCCACGTTGGATCGTGGCTTCCTCACATCTTTCCCAgag gtGTTTGTCAATCTTGGCATATTATTGGGGTACGTATCCAATTATGCCTTCTCCAAGCTCCCAACCAACTTGGGCTGGAGGTACATGCTCGCCCTCGGCGCACTTCCAGCGGTGGTTCTTGCCGTCGGCGTTTTAGCCATGCCCGAGTCACCTCGTTGGCTGGTCATGCAGGGACGGCTCGGGGATGCCAAGCGAGTGCTCGACAAAACCTCAACTTCCAAGGAAGAGGCTCAACTCAGGCTAGAAGACATCAAAGAAGCTGCAGGCATCCCCATGCACTTAAACGACGACGTTGTTCCGGTCACGAAACAAAGCCACGGCGAAGGTGTGTGGAGACAACTGATTCATCCCACACCGGCCGTTCTTCACATTTTAATCGCAGCCCTTGGTATCCATTTCTTTCAACAAGTCACGGGCATAGACTCTGTCGTTTTGTACAGCCCAAGGATCTTTGCGAAGGCCGGGATCACCTCTTACGAGCACACGCTACTGGCAACCGTGGCCGTTGGATTCGTCAAGACCATTTTCATCTTTATCGCCACGTTTCTCCTTGATCGGGTCGGACGACGCCCATTGCTTCTGACCAGCATGGGTGGAATGATATTTTCCCTTGTGTGTCTCGGTGCGGCGCTTACGATCATCGATAATCACGACAGCAAAATCCCGTGGGCCGTCGCATTGTGCATCATCATGGTGCTATTCAACGTTGCATTTTTCTCTATCGGTCTGGGGCCCATCACATGGGTCTATAGCTCTGAGATCTTCCCGCTGAAGCTGCGTGCGCAAGGAGTCAGTTTGGGAGTGGCCGTTAACAGGGTGATAAGTGGCATCGTCTCCATgacttttctttccttgtacAAGGCCATCACGATTGGCGGGGCCTTCTTTCTTTACGCGGGAATTGGAGTGTTGGCTTGGGTCTTCTTCTATACAATGCTTCCGGAAACACAGGGCAGAACCCTCGAAGAAATGGAGGTCTTGTTTGGTAAATACCATAAGTGGAGACAAGCCAACGCCATGCTCAAGACCAAGAAAGTTGATCATGGTGATGGCGATGAAAACAAGGGTCAAGTCAACTAA
- the LOC18768282 gene encoding polyol transporter 5, producing MADRRVEESAVSGQLQNDHRIADFDPPQKPKTNKFAIACAILACTTSILLGYDIGVMSGANIFIQNDLKLSDTEIAVLAGTLNIYSLIGSALAGRTSDWIGRRYTVVLSGVIFFVGALLMGLAPGYAFLMFGRFVAGIGVGYGLMIAPVYTVEISPTLDRGFLTSFPEVFVNLGILLGYVSNYAFSKLPTNLGWRYMLALGALPAVVLAVGVLAMPESPRWLVMQGRLGDAKRVLDKTSTSKEEAQLRLEDIKEAAGIPMHLNDDVVPVTKQSHGEGVWRQLIHPTPAVLHILIAALGIHFFQQVTGIDSVVLYSPRIFAKAGITSYEHTLLATVAVGFVKTIFIFIATFLLDRVGRRPLLLTSMGGMIFSLVCLGAALTIIDNHDSKIPWAVALCIIMVLFNVAFFSIGLGPITWVYSSEIFPLKLRAQGVSLGVAVNRVISGIVSMTFLSLYKAITIGGAFFLYAGIGVLAWVFFYTMLPETQGRTLEEMEVLFGKYHKWRQANAMLKTKKVDHGDGDENKGQVN from the exons ATATTGGTGTAATGAGTGGGGCGAATATCTTCATCCAAAATGACCTCAAACTCAGCGACACCGAAATCGCAGTCCTTGCGGGCACTCTAAATATCTACTCCCTCATCGGCTCCGCCTTGGCCGGCCGAACCTCTGATTGGATCGGTCGCCGGTACACCGTTGTCCTCTCTGGAGTCATCTTCTTTGTCGGAGCTCTCCTCATGGGTCTTGCTCCCGGCTACGCCTTCCTCATGTTTGGCCGATTTGTCGCTGGAATCGGCGTCGGCTACGGTCTCATGATCGCCCCGGTCTACACTGTCGAGATCTCTCCCACGTTGGATCGTGGCTTCCTCACATCTTTCCCAgag gtGTTTGTCAATCTTGGCATATTATTGGGGTACGTATCCAATTATGCCTTCTCCAAGCTCCCAACCAACTTGGGCTGGAGGTACATGCTCGCCCTCGGCGCACTTCCAGCGGTGGTTCTTGCCGTCGGCGTTTTAGCCATGCCCGAGTCACCTCGTTGGCTGGTCATGCAGGGACGGCTCGGGGATGCCAAGCGAGTGCTCGACAAAACCTCAACTTCCAAGGAAGAGGCTCAACTCAGGCTAGAAGACATCAAAGAAGCTGCAGGCATCCCCATGCACTTAAACGACGACGTTGTTCCGGTCACGAAACAAAGCCACGGCGAAGGTGTGTGGAGACAACTGATTCATCCCACACCGGCCGTTCTTCACATTTTAATCGCAGCCCTTGGTATCCATTTCTTTCAACAAGTCACGGGCATAGACTCTGTCGTTTTGTACAGCCCAAGGATCTTTGCGAAGGCCGGGATCACCTCTTACGAGCACACGCTACTGGCAACCGTGGCCGTTGGATTCGTCAAGACCATTTTCATCTTTATCGCCACGTTTCTCCTTGATCGGGTCGGACGACGCCCATTGCTTCTGACCAGCATGGGTGGAATGATATTTTCCCTTGTGTGTCTCGGTGCGGCGCTTACGATCATCGATAATCACGACAGCAAAATCCCGTGGGCCGTCGCATTGTGCATCATCATGGTGCTATTCAACGTTGCATTTTTCTCTATCGGTCTGGGGCCCATCACATGGGTCTATAGCTCTGAGATCTTCCCGCTGAAGCTGCGTGCGCAAGGAGTCAGTTTGGGAGTGGCCGTTAACAGGGTGATAAGTGGCATCGTCTCCATgacttttctttccttgtacAAGGCCATCACGATTGGCGGGGCCTTCTTTCTTTACGCGGGAATTGGAGTGTTGGCTTGGGTCTTCTTCTATACAATGCTTCCGGAAACACAGGGCAGAACCCTCGAAGAAATGGAGGTCTTGTTTGGTAAATACCATAAGTGGAGACAAGCCAACGCCATGCTCAAGACCAAGAAAGTTGATCATGGTGATGGCGATGAAAACAAGGGTCAAGTCAACTAA